One window of Geotoga petraea genomic DNA carries:
- the hydF gene encoding [FeFe] hydrogenase H-cluster maturation GTPase HydF, which yields MSLGGYRLNIIITGKRNVGKSSLINALLKQDIALVSDTPGTTTDPVYKTMELQPIGPVTLIDTPGIDDVGYIGEKRVKRAERAFMKGDIGLLVIDKNLDDFDYKIINTFKKHKIPYLIVLNKIDVANIEIDEENLVKVSAKNGEGIENLKQKITEIKPEEKEVPLIPEFIQENDIVVLVIPVDTGAPKGRLIMPQVTAIREILDRKAFPIQTSVEGIPEVLSNLKGKPKLVITDSQAVKEVNKKVPEDINLTTFSILEARHKGDLSILSKDIDIIEKLENGDRVLIMEGCSHRPLAEDIGRVKIPKWLKKYTNKKLIFDFIAGKEFPDEKDTQDTKIIIHCGGCTLTRTMMMRRLEHIKRLNIPIFNYGVLISYLHGVLDRVILEDF from the coding sequence ATGTCATTAGGCGGATATAGATTAAACATAATTATAACCGGGAAGAGAAATGTTGGAAAATCTTCTTTAATCAACGCCCTTTTAAAACAAGATATAGCTCTTGTTTCTGATACACCAGGAACCACAACAGATCCTGTTTATAAGACTATGGAATTACAACCAATTGGTCCAGTTACCCTAATCGATACTCCGGGAATAGATGATGTAGGGTATATTGGAGAAAAAAGAGTGAAGAGGGCTGAAAGGGCTTTTATGAAAGGAGATATCGGCCTTTTAGTTATAGATAAGAATTTAGACGACTTTGACTACAAGATTATTAATACTTTTAAGAAACACAAGATTCCTTATTTAATAGTTTTAAATAAAATAGATGTAGCTAATATAGAAATAGATGAAGAAAATTTAGTCAAGGTTTCAGCTAAAAATGGTGAAGGAATAGAAAATTTAAAACAAAAAATAACAGAAATAAAACCAGAAGAAAAAGAAGTTCCTTTGATTCCAGAATTCATTCAAGAAAACGACATAGTAGTTTTGGTTATACCTGTTGATACTGGAGCCCCAAAAGGAAGATTAATAATGCCACAGGTTACAGCTATAAGAGAAATTTTGGATAGAAAGGCCTTCCCAATTCAAACTTCTGTTGAAGGAATACCTGAAGTTTTATCTAATCTAAAAGGAAAACCGAAACTTGTTATAACAGATTCTCAAGCTGTTAAAGAAGTTAATAAAAAAGTTCCAGAAGATATTAATCTGACTACTTTTTCTATTTTAGAAGCAAGACATAAAGGTGATTTAAGTATTTTGTCAAAAGATATTGATATCATTGAAAAACTGGAAAATGGTGATAGAGTTTTGATAATGGAAGGCTGTTCACATAGACCTTTAGCAGAAGATATAGGAAGAGTTAAAATACCAAAATGGTTAAAAAAATACACCAATAAAAAGCTTATATTTGATTTTATTGCAGGTAAAGAATTCCCGGATGAAAAAGATACTCAAGACACCAAGATAATAATTCATTGTGGAGGTTGTACACTGACAAGAACTATGATGATGAGGAGGTTAGAACATATAAAAAGGCTGAATATTCCTATTTTTAATTATGGTGTTTTAATATCTTATCTTCATGGTGTTTTGGATAGGGTTATTTTGGAAGATTTTTAG
- a CDS encoding gamma-glutamylcyclotransferase family protein has product MYYFAYGNNMNPDIFKEQGVEFFTRKKGIIRGYRIIFNKKAKDENYSFANIEQTGNGEDVIEGILYELDDGEMKEIDKKEGFPTQYSKYRIDVETDGGVVQAIVYIAQPEWIDNNLKPPKFYIENMLKAKDLISPDYLNFIENIETFEEDNS; this is encoded by the coding sequence ATGTACTATTTTGCTTACGGGAACAACATGAATCCCGATATTTTCAAGGAACAAGGTGTTGAATTTTTTACAAGGAAGAAAGGAATTATAAGAGGTTATAGGATTATTTTCAACAAAAAAGCAAAAGATGAAAATTATTCTTTTGCCAATATAGAACAAACTGGAAACGGTGAAGATGTTATAGAGGGAATTCTCTATGAATTAGATGATGGTGAAATGAAAGAAATAGATAAAAAAGAGGGATTTCCAACTCAATATAGCAAATATAGGATCGATGTAGAAACTGATGGGGGAGTTGTTCAAGCTATTGTTTATATAGCTCAACCAGAATGGATAGATAATAATCTGAAACCTCCAAAGTTCTATATAGAAAATATGCTTAAAGCTAAAGATCTAATATCACCTGACTATTTAAACTTCATAGAAAACATAGAAACTTTTGAAGAAGATAATAGTTAA